The Marasmius oreades isolate 03SP1 chromosome 2, whole genome shotgun sequence genomic sequence TATTCTTCCCTTCACCCGGACGGCGTAAACTCCTCGAACATAATTCGCTACACAAATCCACGGATCAGTTCTAGGTAAAATTATAAATAATATGACGACGCACCAGTTCTTTGCCATTTGGCAACCCAGCTATTTTCTGGGTCAATATTCGATATCAATCCATCGAAATATACAGAGGTGCATGCTGATATGCGGTCAGGGCTGTGTTTCAGCTATAGACTATGAATGTGCAGCTTGGGAACATTGCAAACAAGCGAACGTACTTGTAATATTTCTTCGCAATTTGGGCATCCACGCGCACGAAACTCTCCTCCAGACATGACCAATGAACAGAGCAAACATGCCCGAAGATGTTTAGTCTTGACCGTAGGAATTGAAGCCGCTTCTTCGTCTGCAAAGTTTTGACTCGACATGATGATGGGAGTTTGAGGATAAGGAGGGACGCGGGAAAGTCTGACTTTGGTTACTTGTTCTCCGCGTTAATGTCCTCGATTTTCCGGATTTCAAGACGGATTCTACGACCAACTCTTTTGACCAGAGATTATGCCACAGAAGCTATCACATTGAAGCCCTCAAATTTCGGTCAACCAGTTCTGCGATCTCATCCTCACCTCAGTACGCAGTCAGTCATCCAAGTCCTCGGAACTAACGATCTAACCTTCGTGTGCTAGTTCGACCAAACGAACTCACACCCGGGATTCCAGTGGAGGAATATGaaacaagaagaagaaaactgaTGGATAACTTGCCGGAAAACAGTACCGTCGTCTCTGTTTCGGGTACCGTGAAGTTTATGAGTGGAAGTGCGTAATTCGATTTTCTCAATCTTCAAGTGTCGTCACTTACGCAGTTCTCAAGATATATTGTAAGTGGTTCTGTCGAGGTGACAACATGTCATGAACCTCCCTTTGTTAGTTACGACTTCCGGCAGGCTTCGGATTTTTGGTACCTCACTGGCTTTCAAGAGCCCGACTCTGCTGTGATTCTAGGTCGGTCAGAAGTTCATGGAACCATCCGTATCTGAACTCTTTCGCAGAGAAAAATTCCTCTTCCAAAGGGTACCGAATGACACTCTTCTCGCCAGGCAAAGACCTCAGCAAGGAGCAATGGGATGGTGCCAGGACAAGTTTCTCGGATGCCTGCGCGTTGTTCAGGGCCGACGACGCGCGGTCGATAGACGATTTCTCAACTCATTTTGACTCGATTGTGAAGCGATATACACATGTGTATCTTGATGTTCCCCCAACGAAGGCTCGTCGCGGACTGAAGTCAACGTCCAAGTCCCTAATCCAGTGCCTGACCGGCACGTCTAATGCTACCACCCATTCCATTATTGAAGCTTGGAAGAAGAAGCCCGCCAGACCACTGGCACCTCACATCGCTCGTCTGAGAGTCATCAAGAGTGAAAACGAACAAAGAATAATGCGGGAGGCTAGTGACATTAGCGGTCGTGCTCATGCCAAGGTATGTAAATTATGAACTTTCGGTACCTCCCTTTACCTTCGATTAATCCTGTTCTAGACGATGCGATTCACTCGTCCGGGTCTGTCTGAATCTGCTGTCGCGGCACATTTCCAGTATCTATGTCTGTTATCTGGAGCACAGAGACTTGCCTACGTCCCTGTCCTGGCTTCCGGGTAAGTTAGATTGTTCGGCCTTTCACGTGCACTCTTATGATGTTTTGGTCAGGCCTAATTCCCTTATCATACATTATACCTCGAATGATCACCTCGTACAGCCTGGGGAGTTGGTTTTGATTGATGCGGGCTGTGAATACAAGTAAGGAGTTGCCTTCTGGAGCTGTCTTTGATGCTGACTCTTCAAAGCGGGTACGCGTCAGATATAAGCAAGTTTACTTTTGCTCATCTTTCGTCGGCCGAGTTCTGAACACTGATTCCAGCCAGAACATATCCTGCCGATGGTACATTCACACCTCCTCAACGAGACTTATATGCGGCAGTACTCTCGGTCCAGAAAGCCCTCGTCTCTCAGTGTTCTGAGTCAGCGAATATGACGCTCTACGATCTCCACACACGGTCGTGCCAACTTCTCCGTCAGGAGCTAATTCAATTAGGGTTCCAACTTGGAGCTGGGGACCTAGAGAGACTATATCCTCACTTCTTGAGCCATCCTATCGGGATAGGTATGCTCAGTTTCTTGCTCATATTCCTCCGTTCTCATGAGCCTTGGCAAATCCCTAACAGATTTACATGAATCTGATAATTTCAACAGAAGTGAGACGTGCGTGGTTTTGCATTCTAAGCCCAAAATTCTTTCAAGCATAATTGTATCTTCTAGGATTAAAGCAGGCATGGTCATCACCATTGAACCCGGCATTTACGTGCCACCGTCACCTGCATTTCCAAAACACTACCATAATCTCGGGATCCGCATAGAGGTACGTCATTCCCTCCCTCTCCATGAGTCATGGCTACGACCGTTGACCCGTTGACTCGATGCCTCTCCTTTCAGGATGAGGTGCTCGTAGGGGAGAAACACCCAGTGGTATTGTCAGTCTCAGCCCCAAAAGAGGTAAGCATTGCCTTCAATACCGGTCGCGTTCCCTCACTAATTGGCCCCTAGATAGCAGACGTCGAAGGCGCATGTCAAGGACTGCTTGGTCTGGAGGCTCTTTGATTATTAGAAGTATCGGTAGAGGATGTCGCTTTACTTTGAGGTAATTTACAACCTATTAATCTATCTAACCTAGCTCATTGCCGATTATCGAATGTCAAGCGGTGGTTGCTGTCCCTCGACCTCAGTCATCCCTGACGGTTAGCATGGTTGTCCACGAAACTTCTAACCTATCGCATGAATGAAGCTTTTGAAGCTGTTCGTTGAGAACGGCTCCCGACTTCATTGTTATCGAGCATTTATTGGAGACATCCTCCATTCCTCTTCTCGGACCTTTTGTTGCCTTCCTCTGCCTATTCCGCTTCGATCTCCAGTCGCAGGCGTTTGGGCATCGTATCGGGTAAATGGACATCCTTAAGTCGGTAAGGTTGAATTGCCACAGGTGAGGTCTGCCTTTCGAAGTTTTCCGTTATTGGCGCTTGTCACTTCCATAGTCGTTACAGTTTAATCAGGCTGTTCGATTTTAGCTCCGGTTC encodes the following:
- a CDS encoding uncharacterized protein (BUSCO:EOG09265BBJ), translating into MSSQNFADEEAASIPTVKTKHLRACLLCSLVMSGGEFRARGCPNCEEILQLKHSPDRISACTSVYFDGLISNIDPENSWVAKWQRTANYVRGVYAVRVKGRIPEDVEADLDARGIKYRPRDQTDAD
- a CDS encoding uncharacterized protein (MEROPS:MER0013463; BUSCO:EOG09261XGL); translated protein: MSSIFRISRRILRPTLLTRDYATEAITLKPSNFGQPVLRSHPHLIRPNELTPGIPVEEYETRRRKLMDNLPENSTVVSVSGTVKFMSGNIFYDFRQASDFWYLTGFQEPDSAVILEKNSSSKGYRMTLFSPGKDLSKEQWDGARTSFSDACALFRADDARSIDDFSTHFDSIVKRYTHVYLDVPPTKARRGLKSTSKSLIQCLTGTSNATTHSIIEAWKKKPARPLAPHIARLRVIKSENEQRIMREASDISGRAHAKTMRFTRPGLSESAVAAHFQYLCLLSGAQRLAYVPVLASGPNSLIIHYTSNDHLVQPGELVLIDAGCEYNGYASDITRTYPADGTFTPPQRDLYAAVLSVQKALVSQCSESANMTLYDLHTRSCQLLRQELIQLGFQLGAGDLERLYPHFLSHPIGIDLHESDNFNRSETIKAGMVITIEPGIYVPPSPAFPKHYHNLGIRIEDEVLVGEKHPVVLSVSAPKEIADVEGACQGLLGLEAL